Below is a window of Burkholderia cepacia DNA.
GCCGTTCAACCCGGCCGTGCAGGCGATGGCCGGCAGCCGCCTCGACATCGCGCTGCTCGACCGCACGATCAACCAGCAAGCGACGATGATCGCGTACCTGAACGACTTCAAGCTGATGTTCGTCGCGACGCTGCTGATGATTCCGCTGTTGCTGCTGATCCGCCCGCCGCAGAAAGCGGCGAGCGTCGACGTCGCGCACGCGGCGATGGATTGACGACGCGACGGGCGCACGCCCGTCGCAGGCAGAAACGTCAGACCTTCATCGTGCCGGTCCGCACGTAGCGCTCGTGCCACGACAGCGCTTCGGCGAGCAGGTGCGGCGTGTGCTTGCCGAAGCTCTCGTGCGACGCGCGCTCGAAGTAGTCCTCGAGCATCGGCCGGTAGTCGGGATGCGCGCAGGTCGCGATGACCTTGCGTGCGCGCTGCTTCGGCGACAGGCCGCGCAGGTCGGCCAGGCCCTGCTCAGTGACGACCACCGCGACGTCGTGCTCGGTATGGTCGACGTGGCTCGCCATCGGCACGATCCGCGAGATCGCGCCGCCCTTCGCGGTGCTCGCCGACATGAAGCACGACAGGTAGCCGTTGCGCGCGAAGTCGCCAGAGCCGCCGATGCCGTTCTGGATCTTCGTGCCCATCACGTGCGTCGAGTTCACGTTGCCGTAGATGTCGGCCTCGATCATGCCGTTCATCGCGATGCAGCCGAGGCGGCGCACGAGCTCCGGATGGTTGCTGATCTCCTGCGGGCGCAGCACGATCTTGTCGCGGAACGTCGCGATTTCGTCGGCGAAGCGCTGCACGGCGGCCGGGCTCAGCGACAGCGCGGTGGCCGACGCAAAGCTCAGCGTCCCGTCGTCGAGCAGGTCGAGCATGGCGTCCTGGATCACTTCGGTGTAGGCCGTCAGGTTCGAGAAGCCGGCCGAGCTGAGTTCCGCAAGCACCGCGTTCGTGATGTTGCCGACGCCCGACTGCAGCGGCAGCAGGTTTTCCGGCAGGCGGCCGCGCTTCACTTCGTGGCGCAGGAAGTCGATCAGCTGCAGCGCGATCTGCTTCGACGTCTCGTCCGGCGCGGAGAACGCGTTGCTGCGATCCGGCGCGTCGGTCTCGACGATCGCGACGATCTTGTCGGCCGGGCAGCGCAGGTACGGCTCGCCGATCCGGTCGTCGCTCTTCGTCAGCGGAATCGGCTTGCGGTGCGGCGGCAGCGCGGTGCCGTAATAGATGTCGTGCATCCCGTCGAGGCCGAGCGGCTGGCGCGCATTCACTTCGAGGATCACGTGCTTCGCGCGTTCGAGCCAGGTCTTGTTGTTGCCGATCGACGCGGACGGGATCAGCAGCCCGTCCTCGCGGATGCCCGCGACTTCGACGATCGCGACGTCGAGATCGCCGTACAGCCCGAACCACGCGTACTGCGCGACGTGGCTCAGGTGGACGTCCTGGTAATCGACTTCGCCGCTGTTGATCTTGTCGCGCAGCGTCGGGTCGGACTGGTACGGCAGCCGCATGGAGATGCCGTTGGTGCGGGCGAGCGCGCCGTCGAGTTCCGGTGCGGTCGACGCGCCGGTCAGCACGTTGATCCGGAAGTCCTCGCCGCGCGCGTGCGCCGCGTCGATATGGGTGGCAAGCGCGGCCGGTACGGCCTTCGGATAGCCCGAACCGGTAAAGCCGCTCATGGCGACGGTCATGCCGGGACGGATCAGCGCGGCGGCTTCGTCGGCGGTGCGGACGAGCGAACGCAGGGCGGGAGCGAGGATGCGTGATGAAGACATGGCAGGTTTCTGACGCTTGGGTCGGTCGTTGACGTCGCGGGGGGTGTCTCCTGAGCGACATGAAGCCCTTGGGGCCGCGCGGGGCGGCCGGCACCACAGGCATGGTCGGAGTATCGCAGAGGCCATCGCCGCGAAATGTCCGCTGGATGCAAAAGATCCTTACCGAATATGCCGGGTATCGAACGACCGTTCTGTGACAGGCGATCCGCACGCCGCTGATTGCACACGAAAGGTGCACGAAAGCATCGGAACGAATGACCGGCCCCGGATCGCCAACCTTCGCGAATCAATCGGCGGATTTTCATTGCAATTTGCCGCCCAGCGATCGGTAATGGTCGATGGCCGGGCGGCGCGGCCAATTGTCGCCCGATGCGGCTTTGCCGGACCTGACGCACATCAACGTCGCATGCGCTGCGCACGGGCCGCCGCCTTGCGCGAAAATCTTCGCCGTATCGGCCTGAGAGGCCCGTCCGTCCTTGACAGCCGCGTGACGCGAACCACACTGGAAGACGGGCCCGGCCGCGCCGTT
It encodes the following:
- a CDS encoding acetyl-CoA hydrolase/transferase family protein, with amino-acid sequence MSSSRILAPALRSLVRTADEAAALIRPGMTVAMSGFTGSGYPKAVPAALATHIDAAHARGEDFRINVLTGASTAPELDGALARTNGISMRLPYQSDPTLRDKINSGEVDYQDVHLSHVAQYAWFGLYGDLDVAIVEVAGIREDGLLIPSASIGNNKTWLERAKHVILEVNARQPLGLDGMHDIYYGTALPPHRKPIPLTKSDDRIGEPYLRCPADKIVAIVETDAPDRSNAFSAPDETSKQIALQLIDFLRHEVKRGRLPENLLPLQSGVGNITNAVLAELSSAGFSNLTAYTEVIQDAMLDLLDDGTLSFASATALSLSPAAVQRFADEIATFRDKIVLRPQEISNHPELVRRLGCIAMNGMIEADIYGNVNSTHVMGTKIQNGIGGSGDFARNGYLSCFMSASTAKGGAISRIVPMASHVDHTEHDVAVVVTEQGLADLRGLSPKQRARKVIATCAHPDYRPMLEDYFERASHESFGKHTPHLLAEALSWHERYVRTGTMKV